The genomic stretch TTATTGTAAATGTCTAATATATGGATATAGTTTTAGCAGTATTAATTGGAGGAATTGTCTCTTATTTTTTATATGATTTCATCGGTAAAAGACAATCGGAAAAGCGTACAATACATCAATCACAGGTATTAATTGATAAAATTAAGAGTGTTTGTAGGCTAACAACTGTTGAAGGCGATTTCAGTGAAATTTATCATTACGAAGATAAATCAGCACACTTTCTACGTATGCTTTTTAGTAAAAAACGCGCGCTTATTGTAATTAAAGCAAAAGCAAGTGTTGGATATGATTTGAAAAAATTACGTTTGGAATCAGACAAGGACAAAAAACAAGTGCGAATTATTCATTTTCCACAACCAGAAAT from Kordia antarctica encodes the following:
- a CDS encoding DUF4230 domain-containing protein, whose translation is MDIVLAVLIGGIVSYFLYDFIGKRQSEKRTIHQSQVLIDKIKSVCRLTTVEGDFSEIYHYEDKSAHFLRMLFSKKRALIVIKAKASVGYDLKKLRLESDKDKKQVRIIHFPQPEILTVETDFTYYDKKDGLLNKFSAEDLTKLNKEAKQHIIDKVPQSGLLESAKKEALDAILIIEKIVETIGWELDYSEITLPEEDISYLKKN